One Thermoanaerobacter pseudethanolicus ATCC 33223 genomic window, GATAGGTTTTGCAAGACCTTGAGAAATTGGTCCGATAGCATTAGCTTTAGCAAGTCTTTGCACTAGCTTATATCCAATGTTTCCCGCTTGCAAATCTGGGAAAATAAGCACATTTGCATTCCCCGCTACAGGACTTCCTGGAGCCTTTAACTCTCCTACTTCTTTGACAATCGCAGCATCTAATTGAAGCTCACCATCAATTAGCAAATCAGGCGCCAATTCTTTTGCGATTTTAGTCGCATTTTTCACCTTATCTACTAATTCATGGTTTGCACTTCCTTTAGTAGAAAATGACAGCATAGCAATTCTAGGCTCAATTCCAGCAAGGACTTTTGCAGTATGGGCAGAAGCAATGGCAATTGCTGCTAATTCCTCTTCATTAGGATTAGGATTTATTGCACAATCAGCAAAAATAAATACTCCATCGCTTCCATAAGTACAATTAGGTACTTCCATTATAAAGGCGCTGGATACTACTTTGACACCTGCAGCAGTTTTTACAATTTGAAAAGCCGGTCTGAAAACATCAGCAGTAGCGTGAATCGCCCCAGATACCATACCATCAACATCGTCTAATTTGACCATCATGCACCCATAGTACATAGGGTCTTTCATAATTTGATATGCCTGTTCTTCTGTAACTCCTTTGGTTTTTCTCAAATTATAATATTCTTCAGCATATTTTTGTAAAAGAGGCGACTTTTCAGGGTCTATAATTTCTGCTTTCGAGATATCCAATCCCTTTGCTTTTTCTTTTATTTCTTCTTCCTTCCCTAATAAA contains:
- the pta gene encoding phosphate acetyltransferase codes for the protein MAVMDSIIQKAKANKKRIVLPEGSEARTLKAAEKVIKEGIADVVLLGKEEEIKEKAKGLDISKAEIIDPEKSPLLQKYAEEYYNLRKTKGVTEEQAYQIMKDPMYYGCMMVKLDDVDGMVSGAIHATADVFRPAFQIVKTAAGVKVVSSAFIMEVPNCTYGSDGVFIFADCAINPNPNEEELAAIAIASAHTAKVLAGIEPRIAMLSFSTKGSANHELVDKVKNATKIAKELAPDLLIDGELQLDAAIVKEVGELKAPGSPVAGNANVLIFPDLQAGNIGYKLVQRLAKANAIGPISQGLAKPINDLSRGCSVEDIVNVIAITCVQAQGVQK